GGCTAACTTGTTATGTAGTGAATCTGTCAAGGGAAAATTTGAGTCAGCTGCAATacgtgatttttaataaattataaaaaaattattttgtgctGGATTTTTTATGGTACTTACTACACATATAAGAGCTTATCCCAATTTAATTTGAAGTTAATTAGATAACTTTTCATGGACCAAACGATTTTAAAAATGGTTGACTTGTTAGATAGTGAATCTAAAGTATGACGAATATGTTGGAATTTTGTGGAATTTACTTGAAACCTTTGTTGAGTAGGTTGGCTTGTAAATTCCTAAGTTTTCCTCAACATGTGTTTTACTTAGCTAATTTTAATAATGGTTTGATTTAATCACTTGCAATAGTATATTAAAATGCTTTGGTTGTGTTATGGTCCTTTggatcacttttttttttttttgtggaaattgattctattttaaatctgaaatttgttgtttttgtgtCATTCTGATTGACTTAGATTTGATGGGTCATTGTGATAAAGCTTGAATTTTGCTTTGTATTGATGTTTATGTGGGAATTCAATTTAAATTCTTGAATTGTGTTAGATCTGATAATTGagactattttttatttgtctttgtAGTCTATGGCTCTATGCATTAATGCCCaaattgggtttttgttgtttactTTGATTGAAATATAGAGTAAATGATTTATTTCTAGCAAATATGTGGTAATTGAATTATGCAACGTGAGGTTGACAACCAAATTGGGTTTGAAGTTTGTGTCTTGGATGAacataatacacacacacacacacacacacacacacacacacacacacacacacacaaatattcAATAAAGatatttcttataacatagttaatgtttttactttacaattttaatatagtattatttttacatttgtgcagatttcttattggtggcttttagggcATTTTCTTTTGGCAGTACTTAAAGACGTTTGAGGACATCTTCTTTTAGCCCTTAGTATTTTATGTTATTGTATGTTATAAAACACCTTGTATTATTGTATGTGTTGAAAACAATTTGTATTGATGGATTGAATAgaatacttgttttatttttacatttggAATGTATGGatcattttcttataaatgtCTAGTTGACTTAAATGTGTTATTCAAGTGTAAGGAgttaataatgtaatgacaggttacatacaggaaaaaaatgaaaactgatAAGTAGCTTTAGTAACGAATTTGTCCATCACATTTAGCTAcatttagtgacaaaatttttcgtcgctaaatgtaactgaatttttaaaaaacacttTCAACAACGAAAATTTTTGTCGCTAAATATAGTTGAATTTTTCAGACAATAGTTTTAACGGCAAAAATATTCGTCGCTATAAGTACCTGtgtattcttaaaaatagttttagcgacgaaaatattttgtcacataaaattatctaataaaataaGGTACATGTAGCGACGAAATAGTTTCGTCGTTGAATAGTATTTTTAacgaggaaaacatttagcaaCGAAataatttcgtcgctaaaagtgtttttattttaaaaaaactcggatctttagcgacgaaatttgTTGAAAGTTCTCGTTGCTAATGCTTTTAGCGATGGGGCTATAGCGACAAAacaaatttcgtcactaaagagAAGAATTCGTCACTAAAGGTACTAGGCGACGAAATATTCGtcttttagtgatgaaaattttcgtcgttaaaaatacattttgttgtagtgtttgtagtaaaatttgtagcaGATCTAACATTACTCTTGTGATTAATAACCAATTGCATCTGTTGGGTTTAGACCCTTGTCAAAACACTATATCTAATCGATTTTAAGGTCAACTTTATAATTAGGTTAATTCCTTAggtaaaatatataatcattaaTATCATGCAAGTGcggaaataaaaattaaaaaagatacgATAACCTagaaaacaaatgaaacaaattGTTTCATAGAGAAAACTTGGGGGTACTTGACTTTATCAATCCCATGGTGAACAAATTCACTTTAAGATAGAGATTTACAGTTTGAATAACCATATTCGTTATAAATCTAATTACAATCATCGAAATGAGTTCTAAATCCCACAGATGTCTCTAATTGAAATCTGCTACAACATGAACCTATAATCCACGACCTCAATTTCCACTTAAAGATTTGAATCCAGAATTCTTGATATCTAGAGAGCAACAACTTGTAGTAGATCTAACATTTCTCTTGTGATTAATAACCAATTGCATTTGTTGGGTTTAGACTCTTGTCAAAACACTatatttaatcaattttaatgTCAACTTTATAATTAGGTTAATTATGGAAGCCTTAGGTTAAATATATAATCATTAATATCATGCAAGTGTCTAAATAAAAATGAGACAAGATATAACGACctagaaaatcaatgaaacatgTTGTTTCATAGAAAAAAACCTGAGAGGACTTGACCTTATCAATCTCATGGTGAACGTATTCACTTTAAGATAGAGATTTACAGTTTAAATAACCTTATTTGTTATAAATCTAACTACAATTATTGAAATGAGTTCTAATTCCCACATACATCTCTAATTTTAATCTGCTACAATGTGAACCTATAATCCACGACCTCAATGTCCCCTGAAAGATTTGAATCCAATACTCTTGATATCTAGAGAGCAACAACTTGATTCCACTGTTCAATGTGTATGTAAATGATCGCCGACAGTGACTTGAAAGAGCAGTAGTTGCTAACTTTTTAGATCTCAAAATGAGCAGCTCTAAAGTCTTGGAAAACAtgcatcaaaattttcttacatACTTAGTGGCTTAGGttagaaaccctaattattgGATGGGCTAATGGGTTGaatatttgattctaaaaatatGAAGTTTGATTGGTTGAACTTAAGTTTCGATCAGtcaaaactattaaaatttCTGATCTTTGAATCACTTGAAATCTTATTTCTGCACACTGAATTGCAttaccttgagcattgtctaaacATTTTTATAGATTCTATGAGCTATAACTAGACAAGTTTTTATTCACTTGTTTGCAAAAAAACTATACTAATTTAAAACCTAACAACATCAAAATAAATTCTGGCTTGAATGTTTCCTAGTTCTAACACaaataatctttaaaaaaatatctatgcAAAAAGCATTGGTCACTCAAACAATCAATAAAAATACAGAATTCATAGTGCATGGACTCAAGGAGCAGTAAAGCAAGTGAACATAACACAATAAGTTTGATACCAAATATAGAGTTACAACACAgcccaaaacaaataaaagcgTAGCGTATCAAGgctagaccaaaaaaaaaaaaaccaaatccaaataaaaacagaaaagttCTACCCATAAAACCTTCAATCCCCATAAAACACCAACTCCCCCACTTTTTGGAATGCATTGCCAAAGGCATACACAATGGCAAACTACATATAGCATACGTAAAGGAGATTATTCTTCTTTCCTATCATCAGTGTCACTCCTAGTAACTTTTATCAAAAGGCAAAATGGGTAGTGAAGGATGTAGCGAAGAAAACGACGGTGTAAGGAACTGGGAAAACAAAGTGGAGAAAACAGTATCAAGAGAGTAAGGTGGACGAATGAGCCAATGATTAAAACTAGATAGGCAAGCCAGTTGAGGTTTCTTAATACTAGATAATTGCCTACCATGAATGCTACGGAGACCATTGTTAGAGCTAACCCAAAAATTGGCACAGCGAACTTCAAGGCAGCAATAATGAAGTTAAGATCACCGAGTTGTGCCCAGATGAGAGTGACAACAACAGCAATGGCACTATACATAGCTATGGTGTTGCAAATTACGAACACTTGGAACATCTGCTTTTCTAGAAAAGTTGCCACACCTCCAAAGCCGTTGTAACCACCGGGCACGGTGAAAGCCGCTGCAAAGGTTACAGTAGCCACGAGGGCTGCAACCAACAAGAGAGTGCCAACTCTGTCCTTGTCGCTGTGTAGCTTCATATGAGGCATCATAATTTGCATGTTCTTGCTCGTACTGCTTCGAGGAGCTCGTGGGGCGCCGGCATATCTCAAGGCTTGCCGTGTCAATTGCTACATGGTGAACAAGAAACTTTTTGTTATGATCATACTGTTCATTTCTTGGAATGAATAGGAATGAATagcacctctctctctctctctctcaaatataATGTAGTCCAGTTGTAAATACTAGAAAGGATTATTTACGAGAACAGCAGCACATATGACATGTGGGACAGCATATAGGTCTCACAAATTTGAGGGGTTTCATATGATATTTTCTCCAATACCAGATGTCTACGTGACCAATGGTGGAGTTAGGAGTTCGACTTTAAGGGCTAGATagaaatgagaattttttttttcagtacaTATTTTAAGTACATCCCTATTATGTACAATAGTCTAAAACAATATTGTAAACATATTTAATACACAAGTTAAAGTACACTCACCATTTATcgattcaaaataatttttttgagttcaATCTTTGGAGATTTGGAAAGGCTCGTTAGAAGTTGAAGTTTCAATATTATAACCTAAAGGTATATTGCTTTTAGattattctcttctttttctttagaacaATGAGTTAAtagtttttcttcttaaaaaaaagaaataatagttTTTAACTTTCCATAGATCTAgtgtttaaattaaattatataactcattaaatataattattaagaTAACAAATCGttaattcataaataaaaaaaatactaatagaTTAAAGATTTGCTAGAAAGTcgacaaataatcattcaaatctcaatatatatgaaaaaatctaatcaattacattttatttttttaaaataatgatcAATTATTTGCTTAGCCAAAAAATAACGCTATACTATTACTTTTCTGTATTATAGCTTAATAATATTAGTTTCTTATATATACATTAGGgttgtccacgggtcggtccaGGTCGGGTTTAtgcccaacccggaaccgaCCCGCCGGAATCGGGTGGAGAAAAAACACACCCGCCGCCAATCCGCTGGAGTAATCGGGTCGGGCGGTTCAGATCATCAACGGGTGGCGGGTGGGTCAGTCGGAATCATAAATCTGAGAAGACGACGAGAATCGgtgaaaaaacacacaaatcCGGCGAAGAAACCCAAATTCCGGCGAAGTTTTTCAGATATCGGCGATATTTCTCTTAGATCCGGTGAGATTTCGCAAGATCCAGCGAAAATCTCACCGGATTTGATGAGATTTCGCCAGATCCAGTCaaaatctcaccggatctaAGGAAATATATCGCTGGAATCTGGGTTTTTCGTCGGATTCTGGAAAAAAGTCGTCGGATTCTGGAAATTTCGCCAGGATCTGGAAATCTCTCGGTCAGTTCGTTTTTTCGAGTTTTAGGAGAGGAAAACCGAAACCGACCCGCCGGAAATCGGTTTCTGGTGGTGACGACCCGCCACCGACCCGCCGGAGCAGTCGGGTCGGCCGGATTCAAGTCGGATCTGGTCGGTTTTTCGGGTGGATCGAGTTACCGGATCCTTCTGGACAGTCCTAATATACATTATAATGTTACGtagtataatataatatatttatttttttctcagcaaaaaattatttattattttaataagaaataaagaagaaaataaagtcCTAGCTGGCCACTACTTTCGTTAATGAAAACTTAATTTTAACCATACCTGTGGTGCATGGTATCTTGGAAATTGGAGCAATGCAGACCAGTTGTCTGCATCATAAACAGctaaagagaaaagagaagggggaaaaaagaaagagcaaaTCAAAGTTAACCTTAACACAGTGAGTTTAGAGTAGAGGGAGAGACAGATGCAGATCTTTCGCAAGAACTAGGTACAATAGTTCGCAGTTGCGtgatattgtaatatttttaggaTAAAAAGTAGAGTTACAATGATTGCTGTTCGTAGCCACCTTCTGCAGTTAGTCCAAAGTAAGCCATAGAAGTTTTACGAGGACGAAGGAGgaaatattagaaaatgattttgtctcttttatttattgagataattgttaaaataactATGTATTTATCATAAGTTTGTGAAGATCCAATTATTTTAATCTAGTGATATATACTTTTATCAATTTATCACTAATCAGACTATAACATATATAgttccttctcaaaaaagaaaagaaagaaagattgtaACATAGTATAAATGAAGATTAAGTTTTCATTTGACAAAGATTAtttttaccaacttattttattattcagtttatGTTTGCTATTATTCAAGtgtttcattatattatttggtactatttatgaatctcactatactatttcagctaacttttacttttatctatattacttttagcaaaaaaatttcaattttaacaaaaataaacagaTCTCAAACAGATTCTAAATTTGATTTTAGActccatttttttatatatagaaaatatatttgattgGAGATTGGactccattttttaaaaataattctcaTAATTTATATATCAGTatgttttctaattttttttttttcaaaaactttgtGGGGACCGTGGCCCCTCTCGGTCCTAGCATGGCACCACCAtgtgacacacacacacaatttaaaaaaaaatgagaaagagaaagacattAATGAACGTTGTTTGGTTTAATTCTAGCACTAGACAATAGTTGGGACAGGAAAAATCCCTGTAATAATTGTATAATGTGTCTAACAAAATTTGTTACTAGAAAAGGGGTTTAGATCAAGGGTCACATGATTTGCAATTGTATAAAGAATAAGGATCACATACCTCTCGAAATGAGGGAAACCCCACAGGACTATAATCACCAGCAACGTCGAGAGCTGTCTTGCCTACATTATTTAACAACTTCAAGCTTGCTCTTTTGTCCCATGTTAAAATGCTCACTACCTTAGGATGCCTTTCCTTGGAGGCCAAATGCAAAGGAGTGTTTCCATAATTGTCTTTTTCATTGATAAGCATTTCAAGGTCATCTCTTTTGAGCATATAAGCTACCGCTTTGGCTTTCCCACTCACAGCAGCTACATGCAAAATGTTCTGACCGTTTCGGTTGAGCAACTCACTCATATCCGGATattgatttagaaaaaattcaattacctCGATATGTCCTTTTTTGGAAGCTGTGTGAATTGGATAAAAGCCATTCAGGTCAATTTTATATGCGCAGTCTGATGCTTTTTCTAATAAGTACTGAACCccgtcaaggaatcctattgaTGCCGCATGGGAAAGGGGAGTCATCCCTGTATTATCTTGATTCGTGATGAGATGTGGCATTTTTCTCAAAACGGTATCTAGGATACCTGGTAcacaaataataagaagaattataattgaattgagtgaattgaaattttagtatagtgaagaaaataaattatgttaaTAATAAGGTACCAAATATGACATTTACATTTAACTACTTGGTATAAATATAACATGCAGGTTTTGCCATATATTGTTTGCTAAAAGCCTTTAGgctctatttttaaaaataaatttgggtTTGAATCTCTTATCCTAAAAAAACAGAatgaacaaaaaacaaaaaaaggtagTGTTAGTGACGAAAGAAAATTACCTATGTTCTTTGTAGTGAAGGCACAGGAAATGGTAGGGTGCACAATCGATTTGCCAGCCACTTTTTGCAGGCAAGGGAGTTTATTCAACATGATCTCCAAAAGTTCAACATCTCCTGCTTCGGCCGCCATATATAGAGGAGACTTGTTTTCCTTATTTATCGAAGAACAGGTCACCACTGGTTCTGTCTCAACCAAGAATCTGGCCACCTCATTGTACTTGATTTTGGAGGTCACCTCTTGGTACTTGTTTATCAAGGCCAAGTGCAGTGGAGTATTCCCCCTCTTGTTTTGCTCCTTCAGTGGTTCGAAACTACATTGAGATTCCTCCAGATGCTGGTATGATGCTGAAAGCAGAAGTTTAACTATAGGAAGATGCCCAGCACTTGCAGCAACATGCAGAGCAAGGTCACCAGCGGAGTTCTTTCTCATGACAAGTTGTTGGCACCCTTTGGTCTCCAGAATCACTTTTACAACCTTCTCATGGCCCGAGCTTGCTGCAACATGAAGGATTGTATTTAACTTGGGGCTTGTGTCGAAGAGGTGAGAAGATTCCATATCTCGTGCTTTTTCTATGAAGGCAATGTTACCACCTTTTAAAGCCTTGAACAATTCTGGATTCATGCTTGTAGCTGTGAAGAACTCATCATCATCGgaataatcatcatcaaattcatcatcatcaaattcatcatcaaaagaattGGACTTTGGCAACCCAGCGCGCCTACCGTTTTGTGCCATGTTCCCCATTGGTTTCGGAGGAAGGAAAAATTTGGGCACTGGCATCACCGATGGGTTTTTAGCTACCTTAACCTCCGGGAGATCTTTCTTCATTTCAGCATCAATGGTAACATCGTCCATTGGCACCTTTCTCTGTGGGATCTCATCGGGGGTGCTGGAGATTGTACTTGCCATTAATGATTTTCAGAAGTAAAGAAGCTCTAGCTAGTTTTCTATACAACTGAATAGGGTGGTTCCACGCTAGAATCCCTGCTTAAATAGACCTCCGGGAGCAATGCATGAATCCTCTTTTTCACTTGTATGGAGCCCGCTCCATGTGAAAAAAGAGACCATTAATGGGTGTGGTTTACTATAAATCATCACTCGTATTTCAGTTTTTATTCATTACTCAATAATCGTGAGCCCCACCAATCTAtcatttgtttggtttgattttcattaCTCTATTTTAGTAGTTCATTACTCAAAATATTGAGAATGAGTAGTGTGAAATGGGAaaaactttttggtgttttttgaTTCTTGAATAATGAGTTAAAATGACaatttagtattaaaacacaagTGAGACCTAATAATAAGACTTATCACACTCAAAAGTCCTGGCTAGctcttcttcctctctttctttctttctttttagaaaaagaaagaaaccatgCGTCAATGCAAGTTATCTTTTTCAAATGTGTGGAGCCCATTCCCatgtgaaaaagaaaacacaattaGTGAGACCTATTAACAAGACTTGACACACTAAAAATTTAGTGCTagctctttttctctctttctttttcttaaatgaAGGTTAAGTgttatttggcaaaaattatttgtgtTAACTTagtttactattcagcttatttttgttattattcatgaatctcactacactttttggtactatttattaatttcactgtactatttcagctaacttttacttttatctacagtacttttaacaaaaaaaatttaattttaacaaaataagcggattcAAAATGGATCCTAAATGTGATTTTAGACTCTATTTAATGAACATTGTTTGGTTTAATTCTAGCACTAGACAATAGTTGGGACAGGAAAAATCCCTGTAATAATTGTATAATgtgtctaaaaaaaatttgctactATAAAAGGGGTTTAGATCAAGGGTCAAATGATTTGTAATTGTCTGAAGAATAAGGAGCAGATTAACATACCACTCGAAATGAGGGACACCCCATAATACTATAGTCCCCAGCAACGTCGAGAGCTGTCTTGCCTACATTATTTAAGGACTTCAAGCTTACTCATTTGTTCCATGTTAAAATGCTCACTACCTTAGGATGCCTT
The sequence above is drawn from the Castanea sativa cultivar Marrone di Chiusa Pesio chromosome 5, ASM4071231v1 genome and encodes:
- the LOC142636558 gene encoding protein ACCELERATED CELL DEATH 6-like, producing the protein MASTISSTPDEIPQRKVPMDDVTIDAEMKKDLPEVKVAKNPSVMPVPKFFLPPKPMGNMAQNGRRAGLPKSNSFDDEFDDDEFDDDYSDDDEFFTATSMNPELFKALKGGNIAFIEKARDMESSHLFDTSPKLNTILHVAASSGHEKVVKVILETKGCQQLVMRKNSAGDLALHVAASAGHLPIVKLLLSASYQHLEESQCSFEPLKEQNKRGNTPLHLALINKYQEVTSKIKYNEVARFLVETEPVVTCSSINKENKSPLYMAAEAGDVELLEIMLNKLPCLQKVAGKSIVHPTISCAFTTKNIGILDTVLRKMPHLITNQDNTGMTPLSHAASIGFLDGVQYLLEKASDCAYKIDLNGFYPIHTASKKGHIEVIEFFLNQYPDMSELLNRNGQNILHVAAVSGKAKAVAYMLKRDDLEMLINEKDNYGNTPLHLASKERHPKVVSILTWDKRASLKLLNNVGKTALDVAGDYSPVGFPSFREQLTRQALRYAGAPRAPRSSTSKNMQIMMPHMKLHSDKDRVGTLLLVAALVATVTFAAAFTVPGGYNGFGGVATFLEKQMFQVFVICNTIAMYSAIAVVVTLIWAQLGDLNFIIAALKFAVPIFGLALTMVSVAFMVGNYLVLRNLNWLAYLVLIIGSFVHLTLLILFSPLCFPSSLHRRFLRYILHYPFCLLIKVTRSDTDDRKEE